The Polypterus senegalus isolate Bchr_013 chromosome 1, ASM1683550v1, whole genome shotgun sequence genomic sequence TTTGCCAGTTAAGAATagaaaatacttttaataaaGTAGGTTCAAATATCTTTATTAAAGATGCTTttcacttaataaaataaaaatatttaactttaatttacttatttacagATGCCCATTTCAGTATGTAGCCAAAGTTGCTTTCCAGGCACCCGTAAAGCTGTTAAAAAAGGCAAGCCAATCTGTTGCTTTGATTGTATTCTCTGTGCTGATGGAGAAATTAGTAATGTTACAGGTAAtcctttgttgtttgtttttattttttaactgttctATATTTGCTATAAATTGCACATATGGTAGTTATATTATCTATAGAAGTTTTTAAGGCTATTAATGTACTTGAAAAAGTTAAAATACTGGtagatttttaaattaacttttaaatgaaTTCAAAATTTAGTAAAAGGTTGTAAATAGATAGGGAACAGTTCATTAGtaacaggcacaaggcagaattTACAATGTATATACTGTGAGACAGCACTGCTGTGTTTCTCTGTTGCTAACACCTTTGAACTGTTTGCTTGTGATATTATTCACAAGttattgtataataaaaagaAGGAATGTAAAACCCAATACCTTAGTATATGCATTCAGTACATATTCTACATGTGAAGCATAGTATATCTGTACAAAGTATATGAACAATGAAGGGAGAAAATACTTGAAATTTTCAAATAAgccatgtttaaaaatgttgttttgaaaTTAACCTTTAAAATGCAGAATTTATCTAATGCTATCATATATTCACATCATCCTTAACAATCATAATATACACTTCATCTATGCAATATGTGTCTCCACTCTCTTCAGCTAAGAGTCAATATAGTTTCTTGTATTTCTTTGACATAAATTACTTTCAGTGGTCTTCAATCATGCCTATACTTTTCTGTAAATCAAAAAAGAGCCCTACTTCTTTGATACCACTATTATTGTTGCTTAAACACGTCTGGGATTCTGTTAGTTCCCTGTCATTGTTCTCACACGCTGCACCCTTGTGAATCCCATCTACCCACACTGCAATAAAGAGGTGCTCTCCATTCTTTGATATGGGTTCTTTCTACAGCAGATGGTGTCTGACCTACTTCTTTCTGCCCCTTTTGCCTTAAGTATCCTATCTACatgatatatacattatattaatattttggaATTTGATCTGTGCAGTTCATAACAGATGTTTTTAAAGTTATAATTGTCCAGATTGTCAGAGTCATTCAAACATATTAATGTCCTAAATTCCTTTGTGCAGTGTTTGAGCTAAGcacattaaaagtaaatgaaagcaATGGTCATTTTTAACAGCTGGCATCAGTAATTGAAAAGCTGAAACAGAACTTCTATTTCTTTCAGATTCTCCAGACTGTACAAGATGCCCAAAAGAATACTGGTCAAATGAAAAGAGAGACACGTGTGTTGCAAAACATATTGAATTCCTGTCTTTTGAAGAAACTATGGGAATATTATTAGCAGCATTTTCATTGTTTGGTGCATGTATCACTGCAGCTATTGGTCTTGTCTTCTTCATGAACAGAGACACGCCCATTGTAAAAGCAAATAATTCTGAACTAAGCTTTCTTCTTCTATTCTCTTTGACTTTCTGTTTCCTTTGTTCACTGACTTTCATTGGTGAGCCCACTGATTGGTCATGCATGCTACGCCACACAGTTTTTGGGATCACTTTTGTTCtatgcatttcttgcattttaggAAAGACAATAGTGGTCCTTATGGCATTTAGGGCTACACTTCCTGGCAGAAATGTGATGAAATGGTTTGGAACCACTCAACAGAGGTTAAGCGTTTACACACTAACACTCATGCAAGTGTTGATATGTGTGCTCTGGTTAATAGTATCTCCCCCTTTTCCCTCTCgaaacacaaaatatttcaaagaaagaATTATTGTAGAATGTGACTTAGGATCTTCTGTtgcattttattctgtgttagcaTATATAGGTTTCCTTTCTTCAATATGTTTTGTCCTTGCTTTTCTGGCACGAAAGCTACCTGATAACTTTAATGAAGCAAAAATGATTACATTCAGCATGCTAATATTCTGTGCAGTATGGATTACCTTTATTCCAGCTTACATCAGTTCTCCAggaaaatatacagtagctgtggaaatatttgctattttggCTTCAAGTTTTGGTCTGCTCCTCTGTATATTCTTTCCCaagtgttatattatattatttacaccagaaaaaaacacaaagaaacataTGATGGGTAAAATGCCATCCAAAGCATTGTAAAATGTATGCAGCTTAAATCACAGGTTGTTATGTTTCCTTAAATTGCATTTCCTTACGGGTATCCATTTATATTTAAAGCATTGCTTCAAGCTTGAtctattttctctcattttcctATATGTAATAAACTAAAGTGAGAATCCCAAAAACAATGAATCTTAACAGATTTGCAAGAGACATTATGAATCACGTACATAATGTGCAAGCTACTTTTTCATGAGTTtcccaaaaaaacacttaagcTGCTACTTTATGATTGAAAATAACATACTATTTTGTTAACCCTAACCCTGAAGTTTCCTGCAAAAAACTCTACAATACTATGATATAAATatgtgtaaagtaaaataaattaattttatttcatttttaataaccaGTTTTGCCAAAGTATATAACTAAGCATAAAATCTGCGACCACTTTTTTCAAGATGAATGCACAAGAAAAGACAGACCCACGATGTAAAGGAAAAGCACGCCTTTGCTCTTCTTTTAGATGACATAAGTGTTGTTTAGTAAATAACGGCAGCCTTCCTAACAGcaagaaaaaacacaataagTACCCATACATCACAAACTAACTTTACCCTCTTTTCTCTCTACTCTCCTTACTCTCTTTTCAGACACACAATCACTATTTGGTTACAGCATAATCCAGGATAAAAGTTCTGAAATGATATATCCTTGATATATAAAGTAGATATATAAAGTAATGACAATATGAAATAATTCAATTGGTCATGTAGTTAAAAGGGAGGTCCAGACATTTTTTACTAAAGATCTAAATGACATATTGGGACAACAGGCTTTAGCCTGACAGATGAATTAAGCTGTTCttgcttttaaaatacatttttgtttcattgcaCAAGACAAGAACAACTTGTTCACTAAGGCCCATAGAATCTGAATTTAGCAGGAAGAATTTGACACCTTGTTCTTGGGTAGAGGCAATCACCTCATTCATTGTTGATAGACTTggaaaacactttttttcctAGAATTTCCAATAAATCATTGGTTATGCTGAGATAGGGAGACTGAGAAGACCATGGTTTAATTAAATCTTATTCTTGTTTctttatgctttaaaaaaaactttacatttttgtgtattcCAGAGGGCATCCATCTTGAATTTTTTGTGGACACTATAATTTTGGAGTCAGCTGGAAGTGTACAGCATGTGACATCACCAGGTCAATGGTAGAAAAGTCAGCATTGTACACTTCCTGGTTGTATAGGTTTACATTAAACTAAAGACTTGGtgttctgtttgtttgttcattaaaGGCTCCTTGGATTCAAATGTTTTTGTGTCCCTGACTACTCTCATTTTGGCCATTTATGTGTATAATTCTGGCTTTCAATACTCTTATTTCAGCCTTTCAGTACCTGTGTACATCCTAGGCTTGGTTTCTTAGATTTCTGCTTTCCTAGTTACAACTTAACCTTATTTTCCTTGATTTCTCTCTATTTCCTGATTCCACTACTAAAACAATTGCTGCAGCCCTATGAGTCAGTACAATTCACATGTTTATTAATCACTGGGCAACCATTCGTAGTTTGGAAAGGAGTTATATTATACTGGAGAGCATCTGACTGGCTGGAATTAAATGCTAAAGTATAGGTATAGTATTAAATGCTTTAGTATAGCTTAATTGGAGCATTACCCCATACCAAGAGTGGGAGACCTTTTTGCTTCATTGTTAGGTGGTAAGCAATTCTCAGAACTTGCCCTGAGACGTGCACACCAGCCTGATAGTAGTAGATAACGAAAGACAAAAGTATTTGACAGTGAACATACACAGAGGCATGTTTATACATTCATGGCTCCCTTTTGGGGTGGCCTCTGCACCTGCCATATTTCAGCGGGTAATTAAATGTTTGTTGCAGGGAATTCCAAAGATTGTTGTATTTTTAGATGACATACTTGTCATGGGAATTGACCTGAAAGAGCATCTTGAAAATTTGAAGAAAGTTTTAAAGAGATTGTCTGATGCAGGCTTatgttttataaaacacaagtGTGCCTTCTTGTAGGATGAAATAGAATACTTAGGGTACAAAGTAAATACCTTTGGATTTTACCCCTTGATAGGTcagagtagtggctctgaggcttgagatctgcactggcaatcaaaaggttggcggttcaaatcccgtaattgtgtctctactctgttgggcccttcagcaaggcccttaacctacaattgctccatcctgggtatgacgttaacctgcatccagccttgcaagTAGCCCTACCCCAGGGGAaacacctgggggttggtggcagaattagcactccaacaaacataaaaaacctcacactgttccattccatctgaatagtgtagtgctgaggtgtcacctgttgcatggctccACTCgggccctaatctgggatcctagggggatttgtcatgtggtgggtgcaggcaatgtgctgtatcaatgcatcctcctcctcctcctcctttactCCATGGAAAGGAAAGTCAAAGCTATCATGGAGGCCCCCTCACCTAAAAATGTGTCAGAACTAAAAAGGAATGTTTAGTACTGTTAAATTACTACAAGAAGTTTTTGCCAAATTTGTCAACCTTACTGGCACCATTACATAATCTGTTATGAAAGGAGTTGGGGAGTggaaaaagcaccaagaagaggCATTCACAAAGCCAAATGGGTTACTACAGTCTGCTAGTGAACCATTCAGCAGACAAAGAACTCATACTTACTTCCGTGTGATGCCTCACGCTAAGAGTGGGTGCAGTATTGTCATTCATATGGAAGATGGAAGTGAAAACCCTTTGAGTTTGTGTCATGCACTCTCACACCTACAAACATGTTAAATAATATTAatcaatagaaataaataaagacaaataatgttaaataatgcATTTCTCAGGAAGTTAAAAATCACTAAATCATTCCATAATGAGCAATATTTACTTTTTCTACTTGATGGGTGCACCAAAACTATGAGAATAATGCCGCCAAATGTTGAAAAATTACCAAAAGCATTCATTGTTGAGATCAAACTTTCATGCCTAAAGGATTCTTCTGCTTTACACATTTCTCCACAGCTTGTCTATTTCCTAAGCTTTTTGTACCcctattctggaaaaaaatacaatgtcaggcaatgttccctctaaggagtagcacatagtgagcaaaaaacattgtttatgagcgacattttgtttaagccaaaaatttatgagcaccaattttcgcgaTATGTGGGAAGTATGAAcgacgctctgaattcgtgtgagcgatcgctcacgtgctcagcttagagggaacattgatgTCAGGGACATATTCCATTTTTGAAGTTTTACATAAATGAAAGGTTAGCAAGCTGACATATTTGTTTCACAAAGGCTAAACCTGTCTGGCAACCACCTCTTATTCAAAGTCATTCATACACTGACAAGACACTGActagtatttttataaaattctgttaaaactataaaagaaaTTGCTGCATTATCTTTGAAGTCACAACTACAGAAGAACTTGGTTTAGTATACTGTCCAATATTTTGTGCCCCTCATTTTCTATATTATGCATTGCTCATTTCATCTGTTTTGTTCACTGTATGTACACAGTAGTATAATATACATATTGAAGAATGTTATATGTGGGATCTCTACTAGATTGATGCTTCTATTCCTGAGTCTAcctcactatgtgaccctgaaCCAGGCCTGCTCCAGCTGTATAAAGAATGTGTAAACAGTATCTCTAGTACCTTAGTCTGGTAAAACACTTTGAATCATTATGTCAGCCagacataaatactaaataattaataaacatcaTGAAATTAtgcattactaaaaatattttttttgtgttactACTCCTGGGAGAACAGCTGAAAATGAATTAACCTTTGAGGAATTGATGAGTCCAAAGAATCATTGTGTTAATATATGTGACTATTAGATTCTAGCTTCTATATAAGGCAGAAAATAGTAGAAAACACCTCAGACAGGTTACCAACCTCATCCACTGACAATGATAGTTTTAGCTGTTCTCTTATGTGCACTCTCAGCAAACACAGAGGAGACTGTTTGCAGTCTACAAGGACAAACTGAATTGTCACTATTTTCTAAAGATGCAGATGTTATAATTGGAGGAATCTTTTCACTTCATGACAAACTTGTACATACAAAACCTACACTAAAAAATGAACCTGCGCCATTTCAGTGTACAGGGTAagccatatattttaaaaagcatactaatatattattttatattcattcatTGTCAGTATTTTTGGCTCTGTTGTGAGTAAATCTTGACAAATAATAATCAAACTTGGACAACATAGTTTCCTGTCTTGTAATTTGTATTTGGCAGCAATTCCGAAAAGTGATGGATAGATCATTTATACAGTTTCACAGAGGTTTATTTCACTATTCTTTAACAtgccataaaatataatcttttatTATATCTTGGCCATTTGGtgaattgttcatttattttgttcatgTTTTCTGATTCATGTCACTTAATTACCttgaaattaaatattatgtttaatatcaAATTGCACTTTGTAATACTACTCACCTACAGAGCTCTGCTTTTAGGTATACTGTTCAGGTTGTTAAACTTGAaagctatttacaaaaaaaaaatactaaagtaaatgtttattttacagtttaaacTATGAGGAATACCAGACAGCAATAGCTATGATATTTGCaatagaagaaataaataacagcacAGATTTGCTGCCAGGTGTTTCTTTGGGTTATAAGATATATGATGCTTGTGGATCAGTGCAGCTGGCAATAAGAGCAGCGATGGCTCTCATAAACACATATGATGAAGATAAACAATGCAGCAAGCCATCCACTGTTCTCGCAATTGTTGGACAATCTGGCTCTTCCCCAACCATTGGGATTGCAACAACTATTGGACCATTCCAGATACCTGTGGTaaaacatcatttattttttgaatatatttcaAAGGCTTTTCAAAGGCTCTAAAGGTTAAGGTCACAAAATATCATATGTACTGTAGCTattaatgtgtaaaatgtaaatggtaTAGAACAATGTCTGCTTTACTCTTGTTATAGACGGAAAAGAGgtcaagtttattttaattttcaaatttgcCCATTTTGCAATTTGCCCATGTGCTTCTGCAAAAAGCTTTTTTGCACTCATAGTTAGCATCATGTTGGTAATGATAAAATAGACGTATACATTCTGTTAGCATAAATAACCAGCGATAAACATGAACATCCCATGTATCTATCCAGCCCTTGAACTTGGAGGCCATCTCAGCAGCTGCACTTTAAatacaggtacatatataaataaatgccattgagatttattaaaacaaatgctCTCTGTAATAGTTAGTATGATGTTTATGTTATACATTTTGTGATAGTTTCAGAATGTATTTTGACCCCCTCCCCttctttcacattttgctgtatttcagtcTTGTgctaaattgtttaaattaatttttccccataataagcaacactcaataccctagaatgataaagtgaaaagaggattttaaaaatgtatctgcaatatatatatatatatatatatatatatatatgacacaagCATTCTGACACTTAtatcattgttgagatgtttctataccATGTTTGGGGTGAACGggttcaaatgctttttgaattcACTGTCCATTCAACTGAAGAtgcataaagctttaaataaatgCCATCGTTtacaataattctttatttttacctGTTATTTACAGATTAGTCATTTTGCTACTTGTACATGTCTTAGCAACAAGAAGGAGTTTCCCACCTTTTTCAGGACAATACCCAGTGATTATTATCAAAGCAGAGCTCTAGCACAGCTTGTGAAACACTTTGGTTGGACTTGGGTGGGGACAATTAGAAGTGACAATGACTATGGCAACTTCGGAATGGCTACATTTGTACAGCTAGCTCAGCAGGAAGGTGTCTGTATTGAATACTCTGAGGTGATATACAGAACTTATCCAAAAGAAAAATTTCAGAAAACTGTGAATGTGATAAAGGCTTCTTCTTCCAAAGTCATAGTAGCTTTCACATCTCCAACAGATTTAGAATTTTTGATAAAGGAGCTGTTACTTCAGAACGTAACAGGTTTCCAGTGGGTAGGTAGTGAATCATGGATTACAGACAAATACCTTTCCACCTTAGAAAGTGCTATGGTCCTCAGTGGGGCAATTGGATTTGCAATCAGTGATTCAGAAATACCGGGACTGAAGGACTTTTTGTTAAATGTACATCCATATGACACACCTGGCAATGCTGGCTTGAAGGAGTTTTGGGAGACTATTTTCAGATGTAATCTGAATGAAAAAAACACCAGTGGATCAGCTGAGCCATGTACTGGGTTTGAGACTTTAAATTCAATCAACAATGTATACACTGATGTGTCAGAATTAAGGATTGTCAATAATGTGTATAAAGCTGTATACGCTGTAGCTCATTCTCTCCATAATCTGCTTTCATGCAAAAGCAGCCAAGGTCCTTTTGAGAAGAGCACATGTGCCAACAAAAGTAATGCGAAACCTTGGCAGGTAGgatttttcagtattggaaaaatgtgatatttatataatttagacAATAACTAATCACATGTCTTTTGTAGATTCTACATTACTTGAAAAATGTCAACTTTACAACTAAAAATGGTGAGACTATTTACTTTGATGAAAACGGGGATCCAGCTGCCAGGTACTCCTTAGTGAACTGGCAAACCACAGCAGGAATCACAAAATTTGTTTCAGTAGGATTCTATGATGCATCCATATCAAATGGAAAAAAGTTTTCAATGAAAAATATAAGCATTATATGgtcaaatagtaataataaggTAAGACATAATCTtaccaattcattttatttgttaaaaaacgAGTTTAACTGTAACTGAAATAGTAGCTCTCCATGTTTTCCATTGTTATATATCCAACGTTAATGTTCATGTTTTCTAGGTGCCTACATCTCTGTGCAGTGACAGCTGTCCACCAGGGACTCGCAAAgctgtaaagaaaggaaagcctGTCTGCTGCTTTGATTGCATTCCATGTGCTGAAGGAGAATTTAGCAACACCACAGGTagagaaaatacaaaaactgtCAAACAAATAATCAtcaataattttttgaataaatgtgACCGTCTTTTCATGGAgaagaaaatatttacagtgttaacatttgaaacAAATACATAGCACTAACTCTATTGGTTAATGCACACATGATATATTTTAGATGATTAATATTGTCTTTAGAAAGATGTTTAATAATCTCAGTGCTGACGGATCAGctgtttttttgttatgaaatttAGAGGTATCTGTTTGGTTGATTAACATCCACTTTTTGTGCATTTTCAAAGGAGAGAATCCCTCTGCTATTTGGAGTCACATTATATTTAGGTCCTACCTTTCACCTAATGCTACAGTACCTAGGTAGTCTCTGCATCTCTTTAACTCTGTAATAGAAAAAGGTGGTTCAGAAAATCAACAGAATTGTAAGGAGCTTTAAGCTCCTGGCATATGATATCATATCAAGCAATTATTCACATAGTATAACAAGTATagaataaatgataataataaagtcTAAGTTGTGACCTTTACacattcacaaataaacacacccaCTGAACATTATatatctttcttgttttttttagattCTACAGATTGTGTGAAATGCCCGTTGGAATACTTCTCTAATGAAAAAAGAGATCAATGTGAATTAAAGACCATTGAATTTCTATCATTTGGGGAAACCATGGGAATTTTACTGGTTTTGCTTTCAGTACTTGGAGTGTGTGCATGCTTTGCCATAGCTGTTGCATTTTTCAGGAAAAGAAACACCCCACTTATCAGAGCTAATAATTCTGAGATCAGCTTTCTTCTCCTGTTTTCGCTctctttgtgttttctgtgttcaCTCACATTTATTGGTGAGCCTTCAGACTGGTCCTGCATGCTGCGTCACACAGCTTTTggaattacatttgttttgtgtatATCTTGTTTACTGGCAAAAACAATAGTGGTCTTGATGGCCTTTAGGTCCACTCTTCCAGGTGGAAATGTTATGAAATGGTTCGGACCCACCCAGCAAAGGATACATATTTACACTCTTACACTTATACAGAGTTTTATATGTGTTCTGTGGCTAACATTATCAGCTCCATTTCCATACAGAAATATAacatattacaaagaaaaaattattttggaatgTGATTTAGGTTCACCATTAGCTTTTTATGCAGTTTTAGGATATATTGGGTTTTTATCTACTATGTGCTTTATTCTTGCTTTCTTAGCTAGGAAATTACCAGATAATTTTAATGAAGCTAAATTCATCACCTTCAGCATGTTGATATTCTGTGCTGTCTGGATCACTTTCATCCCGGCTTATATCAGTTCACCTGGGAAATATACAGTGGCTGTGGAAATATTTGCAATATTAGCCTCCAGTTAtggtttacttttttgtatttttgctccTAAATATTACATTGTCATATTAAAACCTGAGAAGAAtaccaaaaaatacttaatgaatAAAGTTCGTTGAATATCTTcatggaaaatatttttaactaCATCATAATTGAATTAATCTTGTCAGTCGGTGGTATAAAATCTGTTAGGTGAATTGAAAGGACACTGTACTATATATGACTGATAAAGATAATACCACATTCAAttgttcattttccaacccatttgTCATTTACATCAGTAAAGGTTTGTAAAAAACATCACCAGTACAAGAATGTAAACTTTTGCCTTTTAAAGATTGATACTTGAAGT encodes the following:
- the LOC120518270 gene encoding extracellular calcium-sensing receptor-like translates to MIFAIEEINNSTDLLPGVSLGYKIYDACGSVQLAIRAAMALINTYDEDKQCSKPSTVLAIVGQSGSSPTIGIATTIGPFQIPVISHFATCTCLSNKKEFPTFFRTIPSDYYQSRALAQLVKHFGWTWVGTIRSDNDYGNFGMATFVQLAQQEGVCIEYSEVIYRTYPKEKFQKTVNVIKASSSKVIVAFTSPTDLEFLIKELLLQNVTGFQWVGSESWITDKYLSTLESAMVLSGAIGFAISDSEIPGLKDFLLNVHPYDTPGNAGLKEFWETIFRCNLNEKNTSGSAEPCTGFETLNSINNVYTDVSELRIVNNVYKAVYAVAHSLHNLLSCKSSQGPFEKSTCANKSNAKPWQILHYLKNVNFTTKNGETIYFDENGDPAARYSLVNWQTTAGITKFVSVGFYDASISNGKKFSMKNISIIWSNSNNKVPTSLCSDSCPPGTRKAVKKGKPVCCFDCIPCAEGEFSNTTDSTDCVKCPLEYFSNEKRDQCELKTIEFLSFGETMGILLVLLSVLGVCACFAIAVAFFRKRNTPLIRANNSEISFLLLFSLSLCFLCSLTFIGEPSDWSCMLRHTAFGITFVLCISCLLAKTIVVLMAFRSTLPGGNVMKWFGPTQQRIHIYTLTLIQSFICVLWLTLSAPFPYRNITYYKEKIILECDLGSPLAFYAVLGYIGFLSTMCFILAFLARKLPDNFNEAKFITFSMLIFCAVWITFIPAYISSPGKYTVAVEIFAILASSYGLLFCIFAPKYYIVILKPEKNTKKYLMNKVR